In one Pasteuria penetrans genomic region, the following are encoded:
- a CDS encoding AI-2E family transporter, with protein MQWLHSKMFRLSAGALLFSLLIICWSQLTPYLYGIWSISRTVLKPFLLAALVAYFLHPAIAWFRGWGIPHTMAILTVYACLICFLVVLFMLTLPTLEFQLEELLRQFPNWNLRLQDFLQSFQNHGKKILPRVVWDGINNFNGHMQTSLTRWVEGMINRITDVVDKLFMVLIIPFLSFYMLKDARLIQRYFLRALPVDWRRTGLQILRDLDCVLGQYIRGQFLICMLVFIATYLGYVLIGLPYPLLLSALVGITNVIPYFGPFIGALPALIVSLLLAPQLLVPVCIVNLLIQVVEGNLLSPHIIGRTLDLHPLTVIFVLLLGGEIAGIMGLLLAIPFTAMSKVIVGHLIHHRARNRRVPTSPPFEA; from the coding sequence GTGCAGTGGCTCCATTCGAAAATGTTTCGCCTCTCTGCAGGGGCCCTTTTATTCTCCCTACTCATCATTTGTTGGTCCCAACTGACCCCTTATCTCTATGGTATTTGGTCGATCAGTCGAACCGTGCTAAAACCCTTTCTCCTTGCAGCCCTCGTTGCTTATTTTTTGCATCCGGCTATCGCGTGGTTTCGTGGGTGGGGCATACCCCACACAATGGCCATTCTAACTGTGTATGCATGCCTGATTTGCTTTCTTGTTGTGCTTTTTATGCTCACGTTACCTACACTGGAATTCCAACTTGAGGAACTTCTGCGACAATTCCCCAATTGGAATCTCCGTTTACAGGATTTTTTACAATCCTTTCAAAACCATGGCAAAAAAATCCTTCCCCGTGTGGTTTGGGATGGCATCAATAATTTCAATGGTCACATGCAGACATCCCTCACCCGCTGGGTAGAGGGTATGATCAATCGCATAACCGATGTAGTGGATAAGTTGTTCATGGTCCTCATTATCCCTTTTCTTTCCTTCTACATGCTCAAAGATGCTCGTTTGATCCAGCGGTATTTTTTACGTGCCCTGCCTGTAGATTGGCGTAGGACGGGCCTACAGATTCTCCGAGACCTTGATTGTGTGCTAGGTCAGTACATACGGGGCCAGTTTCTCATTTGTATGCTCGTTTTCATTGCCACCTATCTTGGTTACGTTCTGATCGGTCTTCCCTACCCACTCCTGCTTTCCGCCCTTGTAGGCATTACGAATGTCATTCCCTACTTTGGGCCCTTCATTGGGGCATTACCTGCCCTCATTGTTTCCCTGTTGCTGGCTCCTCAATTGTTGGTTCCCGTTTGCATCGTTAATTTGTTGATCCAGGTTGTGGAAGGTAATCTCCTATCGCCCCATATCATAGGACGAACCCTAGATTTGCACCCCCTCACAGTCATTTTCGTTCTCCTCTTAGGCGGGGAGATCGCGGGGATTATGGGTTTGCTCCTAGCTATCCCCTTTACCGCCATGAGTAAAGTGATCGTAGGCCATTTGATCCACCATCGCGCCCGCAATAGGCGTGTGCCTACCTCACCCCCTTTTGAGGCATAA